Within the Piliocolobus tephrosceles isolate RC106 chromosome 15, ASM277652v3, whole genome shotgun sequence genome, the region gcatgatctcacttacatgtggaatctaaaagtaaaagaaagaaagggggaaaaaaatcacatagtaacagagagtagaatggtggttaccaggggcaggagaatgggaAGATGTAGGTCAAAGGGTAAGTCTAGAGATCTAACACGCAGCATGaagactacagttaataatattgtattgtatattcGAAATCTGCTAAGACAGCTTTTAGGTGCGCTTAGTACAAAAAAAGGAGGGGGTAACCAcgtgagatgatgaatatgttcaTTTGCTTGACTAtatcatttcactatgtatataaaaatgttgCATAcctttaatatatacaatttttaaaagttaacatataattggcttattttttaatgttttaacatttttgttttaatttctaataagaTAAATACTGGCAGACCATTTGGGGGACTCAATTTTTAAGAGCCAAAGGGGTTCCTGCGACTAAAGTCTAAGAGTCACTGATCTCGATCTGTTTGGCATCGCCATTTACTAGTAAGGGCTCACATTACTCAGCATACTTATTTCAAAATGCCCTTCCTGGTGGACTACATAACTCCTATTTCTCCAATTCTGCTTTGAACCAGCCTTTTGCCATCTCTGGTTTCCTCATTAAGGAgttgaataaattttattatgtattcatTGTGTATTTGGATGACAGTCATGTATAAATTTCAGGATTACACTTTGATAGGAGGTATGATCTGCTGATTTATACAATTAGTCCTGAGGTTCTTTTCTCTGTAGTCAAAAGCTGATGAAAGAACAGGGAATATTATGAAGTGTCATAATCATTCTTAAACATTTCCCtaatgaaatgaaagaagactGCAATAATCAGCTATGTCTAAAACTATTGTGTTCCTTCACAAaagtatttaaaaggaaagaacaagTACAAAGCTTGTGAAGCAAAATGGCATAGTTTTGAAAGAATATCCAAGCTTCAGAATGCGTCTGTAATTTGAGAGACAACATTTACTTTAACATGGAAGAAGTGCACACTTCCAATCTATGGCCAAGATCTTTCCCTCCCGATAAAGTTCCACCTTCCTCCGGGAAAAGAACACAGTACAACAACGTAATTTCAGCTCTGTCTGTGCAGAAATCTTTCCTAGTCAGAAAAGTATAGAAACAGCAGGAGAAATCCATAATTCTGCTACTCATTAGGAAACACTTAACACTGATCTCAAGCTTCAGTGTGCGTTAGAATTATCTGAGAGACCTGGTAGAAATACAGATTTAAATTCACTATGCAATGTGGGTGGGGCCCAAGAGTGTACACTTACAACACAGCACTCCAGGTGACTCTAATCGAAAATAAAAAGCGAGCCAGGTGGAatggtgcatgcccatagtcctagctacttgggaggctgaggtgggaggactgcttgaacccaggagtttgagaccccacccccagcccgtaaaaataaaaataaaaattcatacttTGAGAAACTAGGGTATTAGAATTGGCTGCTTAGCTGTTCTATTTTTCTAAGAATCGTCCATGTAACCTTAATATCTAAATGTCAAGCCCCTCTACCTGGTCTGAAAGGCCCTTCACAAACTGACCCAGGTCTTTAAACTTCGATTCCACTCCTACATCCATCTCTGCCCTTCAGTAACTCCCTAGGAGAGCCACGCTGGACCATTGCTGCATTCCTCCTTGATGTTgacccttctctctctttcctcttccctggGAGGGACTATTTACTCTTCACAGTGGTGTGATAGGGTGGGAAGGTACACAGCACTCTGAACTCTAAAGCCAGTAGACCTGGTTTCAAATCCCAGAGCACACTCCCTTTGGTAAATGTGGTTGACCTCTTTGAGCCTGAGATGACTCCTCTATAAAATCAGAGGTAAGAATAACCCACCCCAAGGCTACTGTACGAGCACTGGCAGCATTTAGTATAGATGACAAACATGTTTATATCCCCCGACACACACAAAACCTTCAGTCTTCCCAGGAAAAACTGCCCTGTCCTctctaaataatataaacatcCCTCTTGGagataaacacaaacacaaatttttatatgtatacacacacacacatacatacaggcCTGTCCTTACAGGACAGCCTGTAAACCCAATTCTGGTAGGACTTATATAAGCAGATACTCAGGACGCTGCATTAAATCAAATGAGTatactaaagttttaaaaataacacaggccgggtgccgtggctcacacctgtaatcccagcactttgggaggccgaggtgggtggattgcctgaggtcaggagtttgaaatcagcctggccaaccccatctctactaaaaatacaaaaattagccaggtgtggtggcaggtgcctataatctcagctactcgaaggcttaggctggagaatcacttgaacctgggagacagaggttgtagtgagccaagattgtgccactgcactctagccattTACTAGTAAGGGCTCACATTACTCAGCATACTTATTTCAAAATGCCCTTCCTGGTGGACTACATAACTCCTATTTCTCCAATTCTGCTTTGAACCAGCCTTTTGCCATCTCTGGTTTCCTCATTtgagacagagtgacactctgtctcaaaaaaaaaaaaaaggataatccAAATCTGTAAGGTAGCCTACCCTCACCATCCCCCCAAAGTTGTTTtaccagggttttttttttttttaatgatcatatttcttcatattttgatattttgatgccaaggggagaaaaagcaaccaaTATTTAGGATCCCACAGTTGCCAAGTAACCAAGCTTAACTACAGTAGGTGGCACATGCCTAAGTATGGAAGGCGGATGGAGTTGAAATTGACTAATCCAGTCCATGTTAAAACATTCTGAGCAGTTAGCATTatcaaacaaaaatgtttgaTAACGTAAAAATGGTGCATAAAGTATGGTTTCTTCTTTCCAAGGAGCTCAACCCATTTGGGGAAAAGTACTGACAAAATGCTTTCCTCCGTAGACAAAAATAGCAATGACCACCACCCTCCAAAATTCATCTTGTTCATCCTCTTCAGGAAACAGAGGAAGTTAAAAATAAGTACAATTTGGAAGATAAAGTGTTTGTTTACAAATATCAGCGtcataaaaaagatttaaaagactgtCTGCCAGGATGTGGAAATTCTCATCACATCCTCCTAACATCTGTGAGGGGTAATATCagtcctattttatagatgaagaagctgaggctcaaCTGCTACATAAGCGTTAGCACCAATTCATGAAGCTTGGGTGGTGGAGCTAGGAACAAAGTTCACTTTTAACTATAAGCTCATCTCCTTTGCTTAGAATTGAAATTAAAGTATTCTTCCAGATCTAGGTTGTTTTTAGGTAGTCTTCATGTTTTGTAACCGAGAAGTCTAAACCATGCCATTTTAGATGACCTGTCTTACTGTCCGTGGCTGCAGACCCATTTGGCTCCAGAATGAGTATGTTGTTTACTAATTACCATATAAATTTGTCAGAAAGTTAGAGAACTCTTAAATAACAGCCCAAATgccagggatggggtgggggtggttggGGAGTAAGTTATGGACAAGCTTCAAGTACAGGTGGCTAAACAGCAGATCCAGCCTTAAAACAAGCAAACTTGAAGGCacgattttctgttcttgtacctGCTTCCCAAGCACCCTTCcttcacattttatttgattctctCAACAATCCTATTATAGGAGGAAAActgccataaaaagaaaactcttagCAGTTGTTCTAGTCCTTTTTCACAGTtataaagacatgcccaagactgggtaacttataaaagaagagttgactcacaattccacatgactggggaggcctcaggaaacttacaatcgtggcggAGGCAAAGAGGCAcgtcttacgtggcagcaggTGAGACAGATTGaatgagtgaagggggaagagcctcttataaaactatcaaatagatctcgtgagaactcactatcacgagaacagcatgggggaaactgcctccacgATCCAATCCTCTCCCACCAGGTTCCACCTGGTGATTATGAGGGttacggggattacaattcaagatgagctttgagtggggacacagagtcacgCTATCTCAGCAATGATCCCAGGTCTAGTGTTCTCTCCTTAAAACTCCACCTACCCTAAGAATCAAAGTAACcattaaataattacataatgaCCTAGGAAAATATCCCcgttacatgaaaaaaatgtatcatgtgcaggataattctatttttgtgtAAAACAAAAAACGAGTACATTTTATGCATATGTAGACATGTCAATAAGCAGAGGAAAGGTTCCAATAGTACACACCAAAGTAATGGTTCTCTCAGGTGTACAATCAAATGGACAGGAACATTTCTAGTTCTTGCGTCATTTTTTAGAGTGGTAATGTTATGGGTAATTTTCAGCTTGTTTCGGTATTAGCAAGATATTACTTCCTCCACTTAGTGCCTTTAGGAATGCAGCCAAGACAATCCTTGCATCTTGAGTTGGGAACATTACTTGTCATTGTCTAAAGCTTCTAACTGATTGAAACCTCTGGAGGTGTGTATAGTAGAGTCCTAAGTTGCAAGTCTGAGATGCCCAAGGTTCTTTTGGTTGAAGTGGTTTCCTACCTATCACACAGGACTGCCATGAGTATGGCGAGTACTAACGTATATATGGAGGTGCTTTATTGAGCTATGCAAAGGCTGTGACTTCCCTCTCCTAAGCCCTTTCCTGTATATCTCTAGGCAGTTTGGACCTATTCAGCTGATATATTTGGCTCTTAAAAGCAGCAAATGTCACAATCCTAAAAGGACATGAAAGTTGTATTTCACTGAGTACATTAAGGGCAGCTCAATTCCTCAGTCTAACTTCcagcaaaatgcaaatctgacAGAAGTTCCTAGGATCTAATATAAGACTTCAGTAGAGAAGGTGAGGGAGCAATTCTCTGTGCTGCCTGGGAAACCCCCCATCTAGCTTTGACAGGAACCAGTAACTGGAAGACTCCCCAAAGTCACATTCTCTTTCTGGCAGAGGTTCCAAACAGAATCTAACAGTCATTTATTTGATGAGTAATCTCTGGCCAAGTGAGAAGATGGCTACCAGAGGCACAGCAATTCAAGCTAATTTTCATCCTCACTCCACGACTATGACACGAATGGAAAAAACCCAAGATGTGCAGATCCATTCTGGTCAAGTTAGAGGTAGGGAGGGAATCAGGACACGAATGTTTAGGCTAAAGCCTAAAAGTGTGAAATGGACTTGAGCAACGCACACTGGTAGATAAGCAGCTAATCAAAAAGCCTATTTATTACCTGGTTAAAAGCCTAAGCATCTGCTTTCCAAAAAGCcatttggatatatacacaaCAGACCATTAACAGCCATCACCACAGTGCTTTCCAAAATTACATGGTATATTTTAATAGGTTCTTAATCACACTaagacccaaaaaaaaaaaaaaaaaaaaaatcccataacaAAACAATGTAATTAAAACAGCACTCATACCTACAGCAAAAGAGGTCTCTAGCCCGCCCAGCTTAATTCTGAAGTAAAAAAATGTAGCAACCCCAGCAGAAAGTTCTCCGGAAATATAGCCCTCAAGAAGGAAATACTGCTATTGAAGTCTGTAAGTAGAATATTTTCACAGTGCAAGCAAGACTAGCCATCTTCATGAGAAGTATGTAAGGAATACTCAATAGCAGGGTCACAGATGATTGCCCCTTTCACAACAGCGAATTGTTTGTATCTTAATTTGGAAGATAAATCATTTGTCCGTGAGAAAATCtgcatctctttttaaaaacctcacTGGTAATACAGATTACTAAAAACTTTGCCACAGAAAAGATGCTAACACCAAAGCTGATGTGTCAATCAACAATTTTCAGTTTGTCTTTCATCCTCTTACTGCTTCGTGCTTAACAATGTTCAGAATCTTCCAACAGAAACACCAAAGTGCTTTCTTGGAATTCTGCAGAGAATTGTCTTCTTTGAGGAAAGCACGCTTTTCCAATAAGAAATGTAAGAAAGCCAATGGTCtagattttaactttttaaaggtaAGCTAAGTCTTTAATTTCAGAAAATCTGCTATtatacaacaaattattttttcattcataaaaaACAGTCCACAGCATTCATAAAACAGGGTGGCACAATAAAGACACTTTTCAGGTGGATTCTTTTAAGAACAGATGAGTAAGTTAGCAATTTAATACAGATGGAAACAAATACAATCCATATAAAAACAGaatctgggagtgggagggaagaTTATCAACCAAAGTAAATTCAGAGTTTTCACGCATTTAACTCAACACCTGCATTTTCTTCACTTAAAAACCAAACTaaggactgggcgtggtggctcacacctgtaatcccaacactttgggaggccaaggcaggtggatcacgaggtcaggcgattgagatcatcctggctaaaacggtgaaaccccatctctactaaaaacacaaaaaattagccgggcgtggtggcacacacctgtagccccagctactcgggagggtgaagcaggagaatcacttgaacccaggaggtggaggttgcagtgagccgagatcacgccactgtactccagcctggttgacagagagagactccgtctcaaaactaGGTACTTTAATAGGTGTTCATAAAGAAGACCACAAAAGTACTGAAAAAATGTTAGCCTTACAtataccaccaaaaaaaaaaattttaaaaaaagagaaagaaattaataatCCCCATCTACAACTAGGTTAATCATAGGATTTCCcttacagagacagagaaaagtaaCTTTTTACAAGCTTAGCTTTGAGGTACAATGCCTCAGAGCTCTCAACTGGGGTGTTTCCTGCTCATGCTCTTTTCACTATAAACAAATGTGGTTTATGTAGTggaatacatactttaaaaattcctttaaaaagaatcacaagtttcattttatatatacaacaaatttttaattatgtactgaaaataaattacaggaaataactttaaaatgcaACAGAGGACAAAGTCACAATAAACATTCCCATTGAATTCCCTTGGGGCGGGGGGTGAGATTGCAGTGCTCAAGATAAATATCACAAATATATCAAAAACTTCAAATTGTCTATGCATTCACACACTGACATGAGCCACAAACATTCCTTTCACAGGGACTGTACTTATTTAGCCTACCACAGGACCAGATTTTGCCATAAACTACAAAACTTTTAATACAAAAtcgtatttatatatttataattcatataCATGCCCTATCtgtgattttagaaaataaaagctacACACTGTACAGACACTCTTAACTCATAGCTGTAGGCAACATTTTTGGATGGAATTTCTTCCCCAATAAAATTAATGGCATATTTTATGTACATGAAGGCTAAACTGCAAAAGACAGTTCAGTTTCCCAGATATGCATCTCCTTTTAGGGCaggtttataaatttaaaaaggcaagACAAATGTACACCTCAGAATTACTTTCTTAGCTACAAGAGTTGTCATGTAATTTCTGTGAAGTTTCTGATACATGCATTTATGTAATACTGGTATTGAAGGCGGTAAAGCAATATACACTTTTAATGTAGTGGCTCAATAAAGGCTTCATTGTCATTCCAATCTGGTTCTTGAAACAGTGATTCATAaattctctaaaaattaaaatttcaatggGACACTGTGTTAAAGAGACTCTAAAtagatttctgaaaatatttccctgAAATATCCTTTTACATAAGACAAATTCACTAACATTAgattaagtaaaaagaaataaaagaattaaacatGGCACAAAGGTGCATGATTAACCAATGCTCCTCAGCAAATCTGCATGCCTTAGGAGCCATTAAAAGAATGCTTAAAACTAACAAACAATTTTCACACTCTGTGGCAGCCATCTGTGAAGCCAGTTACACTAAACTACTTCTACAGTTGATTGTaaactttggtttatttttatttgagttcTCATTGTACAGcaagcatgaaaaaaaaagagagtggagTCCGTGAGGAGATGAACTGTCAGTCTGTCTTTAATCTGGCATGATGAGACACCTGGTCAGTCAGGCCTGCTTTGATAGAGTTTGTTACAGACTGCCTTATGTTTTCCTCCATCAAATTATCACCCAGGGGCTTCAATACCTGTGGTATGAGAAAtgtgcaaaacaaacaaaaacatgaggtaaaaaaagagttacatataaaaatagatataaaaattcaaTTCAAAGCAATGATGAAAATAACCAGGAATATGGGAAATAAAAAGATGCTTCTCTCAAAAAAACTTATGATGCTACTAGACATTTTATAATGCAACAAAAATTACTTTCCTCTTATTCAAACCATTTACAGTTCCTATGAGATGGATGTGCAATTCCATACCCTATATGCAGCATCAAATCTGGTATTGTGTATACAGCATTTATGCAGACCGGCCCAGACGGTCCTGCTTATTGTCCTACATGTATAAGTGTGAACACTTCAGATAgagaaaaaggttaaaaatactgtctaatttttcttcttgttattgTTGGATGACAGTCTCTGTCGCTGTGCTGATGAAAGAGCACGATGAACCATTCGACGTCTAGTAACTTCAAAGAGTTTGGAAAACACCTAAAACATGAAGTGATTTGTTAGGAGAATGACTCAGAGTGCCTCAAAGCTAAAGAGTTTAAGACTACAAGAACTTGAGACTGTAGGTTCTCACCTTCCTGGGACTCCtctgaagcaaaagaaaagagaaatgcaaagaaatttaGACAAGGTTTGTTGACACAGCACAGATCTGACTAGTTGATCACCTTACCTCAACTATACTGAGAATGATTTTATACACTTTAGATTCTTCCATTTAATTGTTTTGTAATAATGGTACCTCTAAAATCCTAGAATCAATGCTGTTTAAGAGatgaatatttctcaaaagaagatattgtACAATTATTGAAAATTATACTGCAGAAAATAATgatccaaaattttaaaatagctaattttttcttaaaagtgaAGTTGCGATAGTTTTGCATCCATCTTCTATTAGAAGATATCAAAGAAACATCAAGTAGTGAGATtgagataaaaatttaaatagaataaataccCAAACATAAACTTCCCAATCGGATCTGAATAGAGCATTTCTCTAAAGAGTAAATACAAAATCCAAATTAATATAGTGGGTCACTTTATAAAATAACATCATTACAAGAAAAGTCAATATCCAATCaactttcttcaaaaaaaaatggTCTGCTTCTTCAGTCTTCGAGTTTATAGCCAAAACAAACACGAACTCGCATATCCTAGATCTTCAAATAAGCTCAATATTTCATGAGCCCAGAAATGGCATCTGAAATGCCTATTACAGAGGTCATcattaattactgtagctttcaTTCTGGTCCTTGACATGATGTTCAAGTATTTCACAAAGATCATTTTAATAACATCCGTAAGTGGAATTTTCTGTCCACGGGTAATTCCAGCACACAGGAGGCAGATACACAAAATGGCTTTCCTTAGTAGATACTTGCTGGGCAAGAGTTCACAGCCTGGCTTTGAATTCTGCTTTGAGGTAAAAGATTATGATGGAACGTGGTTCTCTGCTCATGGCGCTTTGCTTTACTAATTAATATTTCCATAATACAAAAGTCATAGTTTCCTTGGTAAGAAATCCCTACAGGATTGTTCCTCATAGTACATCAGGAAATCACTACTATCTTCATGGAAGGCAATGAAGACCTGTCTACCATCCAGCATTTCTCCTGCATTGCTGCTTGCCAGTATTAGGaaaaaacttattttcctttccaaaagCACCACTTCCAAACTTCTTCTCCTTACCTTCAAATCAttcattgtttatattttctttactcaaagaaaaaaaatcattacagaCTCTGATCCTGCCCACCGTCTGGTATAATCAGGCCTACAACTAAGAATCTATCCAGAGCACAGTACAGATTTAGGCTAACCAAAGTACATTAAAATtgtaactttaaagaaaaaatcttcaatTCATAAAGATTCTACATCTGAAAACAGAAGACATTCTTTTGACATTTCTCATATGAAGGAAAAGTAGGAGTACAAACACTGCAAAGGATGGAAAATCACAGGAAAATAAGATTAGCCACTGAAAAACCAAAAGATAGATACCAACCTGTTCCCATAGTGTTTCAGCAATCTGATCAATCATTGTTCCAATTTCTCTGAACTCCCCAGAGTATTTAACATATGCCCAAGTACAAAGAAATGTCAGTGCTAACCCCATGACAAGGTTACACAAGACGGCTATAGAGTTTAGGCCAATGAAGCCAGTCAGTCCTGAGATTATATACATAGCAAACATGACCGCAAACAGTGTGGCTGGGGTACGAGCAGCATAGAAGATATTTTTGCCATCATTGTGCTTTATAAAATTTGCATAGGTTTCTTCAATTTCAGCTTCAAGCTGGTCCTGATAACGACGGCAGAACTCATCTCCACCCATCTTTTTTACAGAACGAAATTGTTTTATCGCCACTTCCTTGAGATCCAAGTGTTTTCGCTCCAGATCTGAAGGTGCAATGTAAGGCTTGTCCCCTCCACATACCTGGACAGAGAGAATTACAGTATTACATGCTAGAAATAATTAACACTTGAAAGAAGTTCCTGTTCATAGATTTTAGTCTCAGAAAGTCAAACCACTTACATGATTCAGTTTTAAACTCACAATACCTCACAGGTTATCATAATctagttattttttatatgttgaacCTACTCaagcaaaataattttccaattaTGACTAACTGAAACTGAAGACTGAAAAATTTTACACTGCACTCTGTACCTGCCTTCACTTGACCATCCATATACCATAATAGTACACAAAATTGTTGGCAAGAGAGTGGTTAAAAGATAATGCcccaaaaacatattttaatgtttgaGCAAGCAAGTACAGAAACTGCTACTGGCCTTAAACTAATGCTACTAACATCAGAAGTCACTAATAACAGCACTCTGAATCACACATTTGTCAGAAGATATTTCAGTAGAGTTTATCTAACAACTTACTGCTCAAATTCTGCTCtctaaaatgttaattattttcttatagtttattTCCAGCAAAGACCATAAAGGGGAATTAGGGAATAATGTACCAAAAGCTGCATGAAGTAgctcaagtattttaaaatatttttttaagtactttttaaaaaaatttaaaaatcttctcaCTCCAgcttcaaatttaaattttaggtaCAAACCTGTTCCATACTTTTACAATAGGTATCTCTTGCTCCTGCTACTGCAGCAAGATTATTAGCTTCAGCTGttgcctaaaaaaataaaatgtgccaTTATTATGCAAAAAAAACTCTATGACTCTAAAAATTCTGATTAACATAAGTTATGTACAATAAACAAGTCTGAAAATGAACCAAATAAAGTAActtccagtttttctttcctaTGGAAGGGTACATTGGTATAAAGGATACAATGGTAAGTGGTTCCAATAGGACTGCCTGCCTAAGTTTGTTTCACTTAGGTTGATATTAAAGTGTGTCTGTAGAAAACACCACATATGCTCAGGAAATGGataaagataaatagatataACCCTAAAATGTGTGGATCTCCAGGTGCTAGGAATCGAGAATTACCCATATGGTTCTCTCTCTCATGATCAATATTTTACAAGACATTTTCAAACCCACAGAACTTATTGCACgaatttttatcagaaaatacTGTTTAATctattataaaatggaaaaatagcctaacatagtaaatttttaaaaatatgaatgggTTAAAATGGCACTATCCCAAAAGAACACcatttgaaagaggaaaaaaaaaaaaaaaaaagactatatattCACTAGAAGCAGCTCTAAATCATTAacaccaaataaaaataagacttatTTCAAACAACATTCATTGTCAAAGACTCAGAATAGAAGCAGCTTAGTTCAGAGAGGCCCACGTTAAGTCAtcttataaaacagaaattttccTGTACTTTGAGCATCGGGAGAGAAGGTATTGTGG harbors:
- the ATL2 gene encoding atlastin-2 isoform X3; the protein is MDTQGAFDSQSTIKDCATVFALSTMTSSVQVYNLSQNIQEDDLQHLQLFTEYGRLAMEEIYQKPFQTLMFLIRDWSYPYEHSYGLEGGKQFLEKRLQVKQNQHEELQNVRKHIHNCFSNLGCFLLPHPGLKVATNPSFDGRLKDIDEDFKRELRNLVPLLLAPENLVEKEISGSKVTCRDLVEYFKAYIKIYQGEELPHPKSMLQATAEANNLAAVAGARDTYCKSMEQVCGGDKPYIAPSDLERKHLDLKEVAIKQFRSVKKMGGDEFCRRYQDQLEAEIEETYANFIKHNDGKNIFYAARTPATLFAVMFAMYIISGLTGFIGLNSIAVLCNLVMGLALTFLCTWAYVKYSGEFREIGTMIDQIAETLWEQVLKPLGDNLMEENIRQSVTNSIKAGLTDQVSHHARLKTD
- the ATL2 gene encoding atlastin-2 isoform X4, translating into MEEIYQKPFQTLMFLIRDWSYPYEHSYGLEGGKQFLEKRLQVKQNQHEELQNVRKHIHNCFSNLGCFLLPHPGLKVATNPSFDGRLKDIDEDFKRELRNLVPLLLAPENLVEKEISGSKVTCRDLVEYFKAYIKIYQGEELPHPKSMLQATAEANNLAAVAGARDTYCKSMEQVCGGDKPYIAPSDLERKHLDLKEVAIKQFRSVKKMGGDEFCRRYQDQLEAEIEETYANFIKHNDGKNIFYAARTPATLFAVMFAMYIISGLTGFIGLNSIAVLCNLVMGLALTFLCTWAYVKYSGEFREIGTMIDQIAETLWEQVLKPLGDNLMEENIRQSVTNSIKAGLTDQVSHHARLKTD